From the Drechmeria coniospora strain ARSEF 6962 chromosome 02, whole genome shotgun sequence genome, the window TCGACAGCGCCGACCGGAGCATGAGCCCTCTCCAAATTTGGTGCAACGAGGCGCAGGAGCGATATGTGCTTCTCATCAACCCCGAGAACATGAACCGCTTCACCAGTATTTGTCGCCGTGAGCGATGCGGCTTCTCCGATGTCGGCTCGGTTGCATCCAAGGACGCCGATGGCGTCGCAAAGCTGGTCCTGACGGATAGGGAGTCCAGGGAGTATCCGCGACCGATCGATCTGCCGATGGATGCCCTCTTCCCCccgaagcagcagcaggaccGTACCGTGACGTCCAAGAAGCCAAGCTTCCCGCCCTTTGATGCCCTGGCATCTCTTCGAAAGGAGTTTGGCagtggcctcggcggcgccgagctgtTGAcaaaggccgtcgagcgcgtcTTCCAGATGCCTGCCGTCGGCTCGAAATCGTTCCTCATCACCATCGGCGAccgcaccgtcggcggcctcacCACCCGAGACCAGATGGTCGGCCCGTGGCAGACTCCCGTGGCCGATGttgccgtcaccgccgcctccttcagTCTCGGCGGCAAGCAGCGGAccggcgaggccatggccatgggcgAGAAGCCGACGCTCGCACTTGTCGacccggccgcctcggcgaggatggccgtcgccgaaaGCTTGATGAACATGGGCGCCACCGACATCCTCGGCGATCTGCGCCGGGTCAAGCTGTCGGCCAACTGGATGGCTGCCGTCAACCACccgggcgagggcgcggcTCTGTACGAGGCCGTGCGTGCCATCGGCATGGACATGTGCCCCGAGCTGAACATCAGCATCCCCGTCGGCAAGGACTCGACGTCGATGAAGGCCGTCTggaaggacgaggacaaggtgAAGAGCGTGACGGCGCCGGTCTCGgtcgccatctcggccttTTCGGTGGTCGAGGACGTCCGAAACACGTGGACTCCGCAGCTGCAGcgggtcgaggacgtcggcgagacCATCCTTTTGTtcgtcgaccttgccgagGGGCGCAAGGCGTTGGGGGGTTCCGCCCTCGCCCAATCGCTCGGGGCCATCGGCAACGAGGTTCCGGACATGAAGAACTTTGGCCTCATGACCGACTACTACGATGCCTTGTCCCAGCTGCACAAGAGCGGAGTCGTCTTGGCGTACCACGATCGGTCGGACGGCGGTCTCATCACGACCATCGCCGAGATGATGTTCGCCGGCCGGTGCGGTGTCGACATGATGATGGATGGCATCTCCAGAACCGGGGAGGCGTCGGACATGATCAACGCCCTCTTCAACGAGGAGCTCGGTGCCGTTTTCCAGGTTCGGGCTTCGGACGAGATCAATTTCATGCGGTGCTTCGCCACCTGCGGACCGCCCCCCGGCCTGATTCGCAAGTTTGGCGTGGTCAAGTCCAAGGCGAGGCAGTCTCTGACGATCCGCTACGCCGGCGGCACGTTTGCGAACCTCGACCGCGTCGAGATGCAGCGGTGGTGGACGAAGACGTCGCACTCGATGCACCGATTGCGGGACAACCCGGCGTGCGCCGACTCCGAGCACGCCCTCATCGGCGACTCGGAGGATCCCGGCATATCCTACAACCTGACCTTTTCGCCAGCGGACAAGATCCTACCCctgtcgtcgtccatccCCGCCCTGTTCGGCAAGACGCCTCGCGTCGCCGTTCTTCGAGAGCAGGGCGTCAACGGCTACGCCGAGCTGGCCTTTGCTTTCaaggccgccggcttcgagcCCATCGACATCCACATGACGGACGTGCTGGACGGCCGTTCGCTCGCCGACTTCACCGGCCTGGCCGCACCCGGTGGCTTTTCGTACGGtgacgtcctcggcgccggccggggCTGGGCCAAGTCGATATTGATGCACGAGAACACTCGGCGCGAATTCTCTCTCTTCTTCGAGCGACCGGATACCTTTGCTCTTGGCATCTGCAACGGATGCCAGATGCTGACGAGGATCAAGGAGCTGATCCCCGGGACGGAGCACTGGCCGTCATTTGTCGACAACAACAGCCAGCAATTCGAGGGCCGCTTCAGCATGGTCaaggtggaggaggacgagagcaAGCCGTCCGTCTTCTTCCACGGCATGAACGGCTCCAccctgcccgtcgtcgtctctcACGGGGAGGGCAGGGCCAAGTTCCCTTCGTCCAGCTCGGCGCAGGAGCTCTCGAGCGCGGGCATGATCCCGTTGCGATACGTCGACAACCGGCTCCAGGTGACGGAGCAGTACCCGTACAACCCGAACGGCAGCCccggcggcgttgccggcgTGTCGAGCAGGGACGGACGATTCGTCGCCATGATGCCTCACCCGGAGCGCACGGTGCTGGCGGACGTGGCGAGCTACGTGCCGGTCCAGACGGTTGGCCAATGGGGAGAGTTTGGACCTTGGGTGCGCATCTTTCGCAGCGCTCGTCGGTGGGTGGGTTAGAGGGCGAGGTTGCGACGGTGGTCATGGCCATGATCATGGACATGATATGGATCGGGGATGTGCCCTATGGCCATGGTCATGGACATGATATGGATCAGGGGTGTGCCCTGAAGGTCCTGAAGGTCCCGACCCGATAAGTCGGTCACGCCCTGGATGCTCTGCTGTGAACTTGGCATTTTATTGTTTATGTGTTTATTCTATATATGTACAAACCCGTCCGACAACAGGAACGGCGGGAACGCGACGGGCATAGGATGTAGGACCCATCTACCCGTGGACTTGATTCAAGAGCATGGTTTCGTTTCGACTGTTTCGTTCGCCGCGTGAATAGAACATGGCGTACCCATACCGCCTAGGTTCAGATGACGGTGATTTCTACCCGAGCATGAGCCGGTAGAATATGTCGCCCCCATAATACCGCCTAGGTTCAGTTCACAAGGCGATTTTTACCTGAGCGTGAGCCGGTATAGGTCGGATGCCATTGGCTGCCCCTCTTACATCGGCGGCTTCCAAGGCGTAGTTTCGGTCCGACTCGATCCAACCTTTCTCCGCGTCCCCGAGGGTGAGTTCGGATGGGGGCTGTTGCTGGACTTCCTGGCTTCGCTTGAAATCGGGGATAAAGGAGCGGCAGCCATCGATGACGCCAAAATACTTGCGATGGACGAAGATGTCGACACCGAGGGTGCCGAGGGTGCAGTTTGTGTTTGCCATGCCGATGCACTTGACGATGTCGGTCACTTTGGGATCAAGAATTGCATCGTCCCGCGAGTCGTCGATCCAATACTCGGGGGAGGTGTGGGCGTAGTGCCACGCGATGGCGGGCATGCGGGTAATAGGATCACCGCCTTGGGTGATGCGATATATCGTACCGGGTTGGGACGAGGCAAAGATGGCAAATTTTGCATTGCCGACGCGCGGCGAGCCATAGGTGAAGGCATCTATCGTCTTGTTCGACATCGTCTCCATGGAGCGGAGTtcggtgacggcgatggtggcgatggcgccgccgagggagtGTCCAGTGGCGACGACTCTAAAGGATGAATGTTTGAGCAAGCTCTTCTGTATGGCGTCGATGACTCCGTGCTTGATATCCCGCCAGCCGCTGTAGAAGCCGGTGTGAATGCCGCAACCCCTGACGTAGGGGCAGTCGTCCAACGTAGCACGAGCGTCAGCCCACCAGTTTCGGGCACTCCAGGAACCGCGAATGGCCAGGACAATTTCCTCTCTCTTCTTGTCGATGGCTACGTATCCGTTGATGTCGGAGACGTCGCCACTACGAAGGCTCGGGTCAGCAACAAGGCCACCGACGATGGTGTCGTGCACCAGTCAAGCACGACAGCTCCGGAAGAGCGcaaaggagaaggaggcctACTAGAATGTATGGACCAGTTGGAccttggcggcctcgacgagaggGCAGCTTCCTTCGCAGTCGATCTTGTGGTCGTTGCCGTACTGTGTGTTGCAGtaggtggcggcggcgtgctgAGAATAGAAATTGAAGTCCCGCAAGAGGTCTGCGCTTACGGCATCTCCCCGTTGCGTGGACTCGGTGCCTGGCGCCTCTCCCCGCAGCGTACCATCAGGCTTCGAGCACGGATAGTCGGGGTTTGTGATGTTGGAGGGCCGCACGAAGGAGAGCATCTCCAAGGAGTGGGCGCCAtcgagccgtcggcgaagaTCATCCGTGGGGGTCAGGTGGGAGCACGGCGTCACGTAGGAACACTCAGGCTGGCAGTAACCCAGGTTATCGGCGGACAAGGTGCAGGTGTGGTAGGCGTTGGCACGATCCAGGTCTTGGCCAGCACAGACTTGGAATGCCCTGCACACCCTGTCGAAGAAGTGATGCTCCGACgaagcgtcgacggcgcgcgtCAAGGAAGGGTAATCCTCCACCTGCTTGGCATCGCAGACGATGGAGACTGTCCAgtccgtctcctcgccgtTTCCATCGACAAGCTTCGCAAGGGCCTGCagaggaggccgaggtgagAGGGGAAGACGAAGATGGCCGAGGTTGGCGTGGACTTacgaagccgaggaaggGATTCTTGGCCACGAacttggcgacgacgggttGCAGCTCCGTCTGCCAGtcctgcgtcgtcggggcAGCTCGAGCGATGCTACTCGCCGCCAGCAGGGCGAGGCCCGATAGTCGAAAGGCAACCATGGCTCCTGCGGCGAAGCAAGGTCAGGCGAGgcggacgtcgtcgagggttcgcgatggaggagcggaacgaggcggcgagctcgcgaGGAGACGGGAAGACGGGGAGACGATGGTTCGTGGTCGGCATGGCTGATGAGAGTGCCGGGAAGCAGGGCATATTATATCATGACGCCGATAGGGtggggaggagggagggggggggaggaagGGGGAGGTTCCCGAGCAGAATGGGTAGGGAGGGCATGACCGCCATCATGGTTCGGGAGGTGACGCAAAAGTCAGGCAAAGGAAGAAATCCTTTCGTCTGGCGTACGCCGATGGAGGATGCAAGATCGCGGGGGTCCCCCTCAGCTTAGCACGGTGGCGCCGAGAGGAGATATCGATGAAAAATACGGCGTAGCAGTGCTTCGTTCCATCCCTCGTAATATgatgcgtcgccgccgtgcccgTGTAAgtccaagtactgtgcattGGACATGAGGGTACCGCACGGTACCCACCAGGTACGGCGTGGCAGGTAGCAGTGGGCCATGGTGCCCGCGTACCGGTGTGCGGGTAggcatgctccgtacatgcagcacCTGTATCGCTCAAGTAGCACGgacgtacaggtacacggagcacagtacggagtgcaagtcATGGCAGATTGGGAAGTAGCAcacacaagtaagtactccgtacctgctgcGACAACTGATGGTTGTACAgtgcactgcactgcacttgtGCACGTTGTGCGGATACCTgtgccctcggcgacgataAATCAAGCGTCCGGGGCGGTGCTTGTGCGTACGTGGACGAGGCATTCGTGAGGACATGGCCACTTGGGCGATGCGGCCGGTGCATGCCGGGCCATAAGCACGGCTGGTGTCCGAACTGCCGAAGCAGGCGATGCGTAGATGGCACTCACGGGTGCGCGGGATGACGGGCCACTGCCGGTTCGATTCTATGCCGTGCCGCAGAGGGTAGATGATGTTCACACCAGTGCGtagctgtacaagtactgtacagtattactgcgCATTAATACTGCACAGGTAATCGAGCACGGCtcgtgtactccgttcttgtATAGGTCACATGTACAGCGTGGTGGGTGCGATCTGCGAGGGGTGACCTGGTCatgggtacggagtgcactgCAAATGGAGAGTACTTATTACTGATTACAGTATACAtttttgccccccactgTATTTATGGTGCTGTGCTGGCGTTGCCTTCACGAAAATGTGCAGCAAGCTCGGTGGCTAGgcactattactactaggtaggtaatatcAACTTGTACTTTGGTGCCGGACGGTGCAATAACAAGCACGGCGCAGGATACGGGACAGCACGGTGCTCAGCCAACGCCACAGCGCATGTTGTTACTGACACCGGGGCTGAAGAGAGAGGGTTGGAGACGGCTCTTTGCACCCTCCATGGCCATGACCAGCTTCGCACAAGTACGTGCCGTACAGTGAGCACGACGTACTGCACggtgcatgcactccgtacacctgcacggcaagtacatgaaatGGCACCGTACGCAGGAATACGCCGTGCGGtacgacaagtacttgcaagaaCGGAACGAGCAACAATGCAGGACACAGTGCCTTTCACCTGCACGTGCTTGCGTGGCAGCACGAGGAGAAGCACCTGCTGTAGagatgcacatgcacgtactgtgcagcacTGCACGATGCACagtgcgcaagtacttgtacatggatgtCGGTGCAGAACGGAGCACGTATAATAGATACTTGCCGCCGCAGCACGCGAACTTGCGTGCTTGGGTACTTGTCGTTACAGCTGCGCCCTGGTTACGTACCTATTTTGACGAGTCGAAGGGATGCGGAGCACAAGTGTGTCCATCTCGGGATtgtgcacgcaagtacgtaGCACCGGTGCATGTCCGGAGTGCTCGGTATTATCAATAATACCTGTCATACGAATTGGgtacggtacatgtaatgATTACTTATGGTACGTGCTGTAGGAGCGAGCACGGAGCGAGCATGgtggtactaggtaatactTTGCACGCAGACCATCGTTTCTTGTACCCGCATCCGCACAGGTTTCCCGTGTTCATTCATCGAGGAGGATTCATGGGGGAATAGCATCAAGGCGAGGGAGCGCCCTCGAGCGGGCTCGGACTCATCCTATTCCCAAGCGACCCAAACTTGGAAATACATCCTCCGCCGTCCCACCCTGGCTAGACCGAATGAGGCCtagacgacgaggcgacggcacgCTCTCTCCATGGCTCAGCTCAGCGCAGGACTTGCCGTCGGTGCCCTTGTGCCCGCCACCACTGTACCTCCCTGTAACGATTTGTACATTGGCACACTAGGGGTTGATGGGATATTTCCAAGTCGCGAGCGGGCAACGAGCGTGCGTGCAGTATTATTCCGTACTGGTGGCCGTAATAAGATGACAAGTGCAGCGTACCTCTTGGTTGTGGAGCGTTGTGCACAGGGCACCTGCTTGCAAGTCCGTACTGTGTAGCACCTGGTACCTAGCACGTAATAATAACTAATAATAAGGTACTGCGTATGATGTAATTCCACCAGAGGCACTACGCGgcacgtacacctacataccTACACTTGCGTATGGTGCAATTCCACCAGAGGCACTGCGCTGCACGTCCACGAGTACTGCGTTCAGTGctgctgcactccgtacggtataCCGAGGCGTGGCAGGGCgaacaagcaagtactgagCGAATGCTACgtcgtacatgcatgtatcCTGCACCCCGCACTCCGCCGCGCACCAAGGCACCGTCAACAAGCTGCGCTACAGGTGAACCAactcgcaagtacttgcagtacttgcggagtacttgacggagtgcttgctcgccgtggccgttCCGCCTACCTccaaggtacctacctagtactcgtCGCCTACGGCCTGCATGTGCAGTGCGCCGAAGCAATAGCATTCGCGCCGTTCACTCACTTGCCGTCAGGTGCGTGCCGTGCTTGTATGGCAAGGCATGCGAACGACTCGCGcaacggccgtcgtccaagCGTACGACTTCTCGGTACGCGGGTGCTTGCGCATCGAAattcgacggcgacgttggGTCGTGATGCAACACCGCCGAACCACGTTCGAATGTATGgtagcaagtacgtgtaagtagtaataggtaCGTAGTCGTACTTGGGTACGCTTGCTGGTGTTGCAGCACATGTAAATAATGAACATCAAGCATGAGCCAGAAATAGCAGCGCAAGGCTCCAATACGGCCCACCCCACCCTGATCCCACGGTGTCTGGGCGATTGTCCTACGGCGTCGTGACCCAATTTGGCCAAAGCGATGCTTGTGCGGTACTTGTGCTCTCGACAAACTCATCAGGGCATCCAAGtaccatccatccatccactgACCGATAGTCAATGGCCGCACCCCATATTAATTCCTGCAGCGTGCGTTTTACCAACGCGCATCCTCTACAAGCAACAGCATCAACGTCATCAGTCAACGCTTTCCCAAGCACCGAGCACCGAGCACCGAGCACACTGGACGTATTGTCGTGGGAACTATGTGCGAAATGCCGACGGCTGCGCGGGATGCTTGGGCCGCGTAAAGCGTTCCGCgcatgcaagcacatgcacgctTGCTTTACCTAAGTGTTTAGGTAACGTCCTTACATAATCGTACGAGCAAGcacgggtacggagtattctgtaatacaagtaatCTTACTGTGTTCCGGGCTTGGACGAGCTAGCATAACAGTGCACGGCATTAATTCGGAGCACTGGTAGGAAGGTGTAGGCAGTACATGaaagtacggcgtacggagcgCTTGGTATATAGGTTAGTGGTTGTACATtcatgtacctagtactccgtgctccgtactctgtgctccgtactccgtacacgcgGAGCacttattacttgcagtacttataagtaagtactgtacggagtaagtaataagtagGTAAATACTACTTGGTTGaaattacacctacttgcagcGTATTATAGtgattgtacatgtacttgccgtacCCCTACGAGTACTGGTATTACTACGGCAAGTAATATCAATACCTGAACCTGTATTATCACTCCTTTCACTTACTTACGCTCTCttccttgtacggagtactagtattactgtactcgtaatacacctacatggCTGCGCATGACCCCTGCGCCGCTGGACGACCGCCGCCACGGTCCTCCCGAGCGAGCGGTAGCAAGGATGCTGCCGCCATCTCGCCGCGCTACGGTCTCTCCGTCAAGCCGTCATGACCTTTCCTCGCCAACGTGGAGGATGGACCTGCCAAGCTAGCTTGATCCTTGGCCTCTGTCCCTCCGAGTGATGCGAGCCGCGGCCTGGTGGGGGAtctggggggagggggtgcTTGCATCTGCACCGTCAGTGCTAGACCTAGTGGTACTTGGGCGCAGGTGCATATCGGCACCGTGCAGGTCCTGTGCGGGAGCACCTGCAAGcgcaggtaggtaggtacctagtatccTCACGGTGGCCGGTGCAGGCAACGTACAGCTAGCTGTGTTGGCCTGTAAATGCAGCGCATGTGCATCGACTTTACAGCGCGTGCTGTTCTGCTATGTTTTCCATCCTGacgctcgtgctcgcaccGGTGTTTGCGCTGCTAACTCCTCTAGCCTCtaccactccgtaccggcTCCGTCATGGAACCCATGCTACCTGCGCAGGAATATTACTACGGCATTTACTACAGCatacgacgacggagagacCATCTGCCTGTCCGGGAGGCGTATCGAGCATCACCTTCTTGTCCTCATTCTCTCCAGATGCGCGAGCTGCCTATCACGGTTTAGCGcgctccctcctcgccgcaccGCACTCCGGTCTGGTGGGGTGGGTGGGATCATCCACGCGATGCTTCGCCCGCGACCAAGACGCATTAcccatgtaagtacaccaaCCACCGCTTGTACGTAAGTGAACTGTAAGCAATACGCGGTGGATGGTGGCCAGCGGCCGTCGCATGTACATACGCGGCGCAGTCGTTGATCCGTCCCAAACAACGTCCCTCTCCGACACCGTGTCGTCTTGCCTCGATTGCGCGGACCTTTGGCACGAAACGGTCAGCGCCCCGACACCGTCATCGCTGCGGAGGAGACGTCTCCATGGCATAGGATGATTCCTTC encodes:
- a CDS encoding phosphoribosylformylglycinamidine synthase, producing the protein MPHQVFLGSDCYTDSAAQELVARANKTSQPKIKHIRGQWVYYVDLADAAKSVLGKVKELLPDADAELFLHSESSGKSVTLYITPRYLSPWSSQATSIAHVCGLQHDIRRIERGRLLVVDFEEDLENGQEASFCDVLHDRMTELFSFEMPVLDVMFKDAAPASLEAVDIFAHGKDPLAVLQAYNKEKGLSLDDSEMRYLVDVFTNLGRPPHDVELFMFAQVNSEHCRHKVFNASWTIDGERQDNSLFDMIRNTHKKTPDYTVSAYSDNAAVLQGELANFWSPDYSTGSWKLTPEVAHVLAKVETHNHPTAISPFPGAATGSGGEIRDEAAVGRGSVTKGGLAGFWVSDLLIPDHPVPWETDIGRPAHYASSLDIMLEAPIGSARFNNEFGRPCLTGCFRTLLVPAAADSSAADANDWRGYHKPIMLAGGVGTVRPQNALKDERCVHEGARVIVLGGPAMLIGLGGGAASSNASGQGNADLDFNSVQRGNPEMERRAQMVINTCAALGDHSPIAMIHDVGAGGLSNALPELVKDAGFGGNFELREVDSADRSMSPLQIWCNEAQERYVLLINPENMNRFTSICRRERCGFSDVGSVASKDADGVAKLVLTDRESREYPRPIDLPMDALFPPKQQQDRTVTSKKPSFPPFDALASLRKEFGSGLGGAELLTKAVERVFQMPAVGSKSFLITIGDRTVGGLTTRDQMVGPWQTPVADVAVTAASFSLGGKQRTGEAMAMGEKPTLALVDPAASARMAVAESLMNMGATDILGDLRRVKLSANWMAAVNHPGEGAALYEAVRAIGMDMCPELNISIPVGKDSTSMKAVWKDEDKVKSVTAPVSVAISAFSVVEDVRNTWTPQLQRVEDVGETILLFVDLAEGRKALGGSALAQSLGAIGNEVPDMKNFGLMTDYYDALSQLHKSGVVLAYHDRSDGGLITTIAEMMFAGRCGVDMMMDGISRTGEASDMINALFNEELGAVFQVRASDEINFMRCFATCGPPPGLIRKFGVVKSKARQSLTIRYAGGTFANLDRVEMQRWWTKTSHSMHRLRDNPACADSEHALIGDSEDPGISYNLTFSPADKILPLSSSIPALFGKTPRVAVLREQGVNGYAELAFAFKAAGFEPIDIHMTDVLDGRSLADFTGLAAPGGFSYGDVLGAGRGWAKSILMHENTRREFSLFFERPDTFALGICNGCQMLTRIKELIPGTEHWPSFVDNNSQQFEGRFSMVKVEEDESKPSVFFHGMNGSTLPVVVSHGEGRAKFPSSSSAQELSSAGMIPLRYVDNRLQVTEQYPYNPNGSPGGVAGVSSRDGRFVAMMPHPERTVLADVASYVPVQTRSSVGGLEGEVATVVMAMIMDMIWIGDVPYGHGHGHDMDQGCALKVLKVPTR